In Chlorocebus sabaeus isolate Y175 chromosome 5, mChlSab1.0.hap1, whole genome shotgun sequence, one genomic interval encodes:
- the AHSP gene encoding alpha-hemoglobin-stabilizing protein, translating to MALLKANKDLISAGRQEFSVLLNQQVFNDPLISEEDMVTVVEDWMNFYINYYRQQVTGEPQERDRALQELRQELNTLANPFLAKYRDFLKSHELRSHPPPSS from the exons ATGGCTCTTCTTAAGGCCAATAAGGATCTCATTTCTGCAGGACGGCAGGAGTTCAGCGTTCTGCTGAATCAGCAG GTCTTCAATGATCCTCTCATCTCTGAAGAAGACATGGTGACTGTGGTGGAGGACTGGATGAACTTCTACATCAACTATTACAGGCAGCAGGTGACAGGGGAGCCCCAAGAACGAGACAGGGCTCTGCAGGAGCTTCGGCAAGAGCTGAACACTCTGGCCAACCCTTTCCTGGCCAAGTACAGGGACTTCCTGAAGTCTCATGAGCTCCGGAGTCACCCGCCGCCCTCCTCCTAG